The sequence ATCAATACCCGCCCGCCTGAACGCCCTGAAATCTTGAAATTGGTCACACAGCTTCCCAATCCTGGAACCGGTGCGGCTGGCGGTGTGCGGGTGGAAATCAACCAGTATCCCGAAACCGCAGGCATTACAAAGTTTCGGGTTTATCGGGCAACCGATTTTTCCAAGGCTCAGCATGTCCGTACCATGCAGGAAGCCATTGAGTCTGCCATCGGGAATTCGGCATTGGATACCTTCTCTGATCTGGCCTTCCCGCCGTATTCAGAGACCCTGTATTACCGCGTGGTGGCGTTGCGTGAGGTGAAGAATGAGCAAGGTGCCCCTGAGTGGATTCCCTCGCAGCCATCCAACCTGGTTCTTTCAAGCATGATCGATACGGTGAATCCCCCGGCGCCATCCATCACGCACTCCGTGGCAAACACCTTGAGCAGCCCAGCAAGGTTCCAATACGTTACGCTGACCTGGAATATGACGGCATGGAATGCGAAGTATTACCTGTACAAGATGAACACCAAGGGGAATTGGAACAAAATCTTCGAGATCAAGTCCAATGATCCGATGGATCTGATCTATCCTCCACAAGGAAATTTCGGCCTTCCGTTCTACCAGGAGACGGCCTTCCTTCTGAAGGAGGACGATGATGGGAACCCGATCTATCATCGGTTCAAGGTGGTGGCTGAAAATGCTTCTGGATTGCTTACCCTGAGGGATGAGGAGTTGACAATCTGAAAGGTAGTTAAATGTGGTCCAAAACCTTAGATTGATATCTCAAAGCAACAATGCTCATAAAGAGCTATGTTACCCCATTTATCCTGATTGTCCTTGGAGCGATCAAGTGTGAGGCGCGAAGGGAATAATGGGTTTTTGATTATTTGGAGTCAAACAGGCGGCCACCTCGGGGCGCGAGGTTTGTGGTGGGCTTCGTTAACCGGAGACTGCCACCGTCCAGCTTCCGCTTCGCGGAACGCGGTACCGATAGACGGCCCGTTCCCAGCGAACCTTGGATGCATTTTTTGGAATGCCCGTTTATCCGTCAGGATGCCCATTCGTCCGGAGTTGGTACCGTTCGTCCGCATACGGTATGGGTACCGGGCAAGGGCGTGAATTCAGTGTGCGTTCGAGCGCGCGTGAGGAGGGGTTTGGCTGCGCCAAATTAGCTCCCCTCTCCGCGATTTTTCCGCTAGGAAAAGTCGTGGAGAGCGGGCTGGGGGTGAGGCGATAGAAAGAGCAGGTAACGGCGCATCCGTGGTTTCAGAAGGAACATGGGTTCAAAACCAAGCGTTTGGATCGTGGAGATTTGAATGCTTGCCCGTTCATCCGGCAGGATGCCCGTTCGTCCAGAATTGGTACCGTTCGTCCAAAAGGGGTGCGCGCAAGGGCATACGGTGTGAAAGGACGAAAATGAGCCGGTTTCAGTGTGAGTTCGAGTGTGCGTGAGGAGGAGTTGGGCAGAGCCCAACGTGCCCGTTGGATAAATAGATGTGCCACTTCGTCCTTCCAGAGTGCCCGTTCGTCCATTCTTGCTGCGCGGGGTTTTGAGATGTTGTATTATTGAAACATGTTGCCCGGAGTCTGCCAGGCGGGTCCGGAAACATCATGCTGTAATACTCTTGCTAACAACTGGCTGCCACCCGAAATACTGAGGGTGGTGCGTTCTTCCGCTTCGGGTGTTATGTATCTGGAGTGACGGGTCAAACCTAGTTTGCCCATGAGCAAAATGACCTATCAAAAGGCAATGTTTTGACCACAATCATTGCGCCGTTTTACGGTGCAAAGGAGAATATTTATTATGGTCAAAATGGGTTGATATACAGTGGCATAGGCCGATCAGGAGAGGTGTGTTATTGCGGGAAAATTGAGGTGAAAAAAAATTAAAAAATATTTTCGTTTTGATGTACCATAATTGAATTCTTGGCGTATAGATTTGCAAAGAATGAATTTGAAGAAATAAACTGTTGCTGTTCTGAACTCTGGCCACTAAGGCACGAAGAACTTTTTGCCACTAAGGCACCAAGACACCAAGGTGATTTTAGCCACTAAGGCACGAAGAAAAATTGACGATATTGTGGTTTAATTAGGAAAGGAGTAAGACATGTAAATCATTGCTGGCTTCAGAACTTGCACTCCCTCTTGTAACAGCCGTTAGCCGCTCCATGTCGGCGTGATGTGGGGCATAAAAAACCAAGTTTTTTGCCAGTCGCCTTGTGTGATTCGAGCGGAATTGCTCTGTGCGTATTGGTGTTTTACTTTACCCATAAACAATTTTCATATGGGAAAGCAATTTGGAGTTGTCCATTTGAGCGGACAGTACGGTAACGTCCGCATGGTCATCGACCAAGGCAAGGGCCGCGCCCATTTGTCGGATGTTGTGACCAAGGATCGAATCATGACGGAGGAGGCATTTGCCCCGACGCGTGAAAACATGTCGGAATTCACTGGCGCAGCTTTGGCCGCGAGTGCATTGCGCAAGTGCCTTGGAAACCAAGCTACGGGATTTGGTGAGCGCTATTTGACTTCGCGAATGCAAGGCTTGATGCGCAGGATTGTGTCTCAAAGCAGTGGCATCGGCGGGGAACGTTCGGTCGAAATTGCAGCCAATGCAGCTATGGCCTACGATTTCGACCTGAACCGGGAAGAGCCATTTGCGGGAAGGTTCAAGGCAGACTATGATCTGCTGCCGAATGTGGACCGCAATATGGTGCAGTTGGATGTGCCTGTGTTTGACACGCGTCTTGACTTGGCGAAACCGCAAGGCGCAACGCATTTTCGCGTCTACCTTGTTGCCGGCCTTCTTGCAGACTACCAGTTTGTGGGCGGCACGATTCCTTATCAACCTGTCAATGCCGCGCTGAATGGATTGAAGGCATCGGACCAAACGGCGGTATTGCCTCTGCGCGGCCTGCTTGTGCCGACGAGCATTCAGCTGACTGCGACGATCGCGAACTCGCCGGTCGTGCCTGTGGACGTGAGCCTGGTCGTCGGGCTCGGCATTGAGTTCTACCGACAAATCGGCGGTACCAATACGCTGATGGGTTCGGGCAATGCCATGCGAATTGAGCGTTTGTTTTAAGCGCTGAAGAATTGGTTTTTTGCCGCTTGGCTGGCGGCTGGGTCCCGTTACCGCAAGGTGGCGGGACTTTTTCTTGAGCAGAATTTACGGAATTTGGCAGAATCAGGGTTGGTGTTGAATTGGAAGCAGGGTCTGAATCAGAATTTACGGGATTTGCAGAATTTTCGGAATTGTGTCCATTTGTATCACTGTTCATCACTTCACCACGGCAGATCTTTGATCGGCTGCCCTACTGGATTTGATGTGTTTGATCAACTTTCATTCGATCTTCATGGCAGATCTTTGATCGGCTGAAATGTTCCATTGGATGGGTTTGATCACCTTTCATTTGGATGGGTTTGATCACCTTTCATTCGAACATCACGGCAGATCTTTGATCGGCTGACTTCTTCCATTTCTTGATATTCCCCCCCCTGCGTTCCAAGGGCATTTCCCTGAATTTTGCCCAGCTCCCGCCAAACCACAGCCCGGCAATTTTGGAATCCAACAAACCCAGCAACTGCCTGAATTCCTGCTGTTCGGCGGGACTTTGGGCTTCCATCAGGTCCAGAATCTGTTGCGGCACGTTAAAATCTGCCGGCGTTGCTGCCCAATAAGCTTTGTCGCCTCCTTCGGGGGCTTGCAATGCCGGGATCAGGGTTTCACAGGCGGCCTCAAGGGCGGCGCGCTGTGCGGGGGTTACTTCAAAAGCCATTCGTCCAGAGATTATTCTGCGAATCTAAGGGAATACACATCGGAAAGGTAGTTGCTGAGGACGCTCCAGTTTTCGCCGCGATCTTCCGAGTAAAATACGTTGCCGGTGGTGCTGCCAAAGGCCAAGGTATCGGCGGTGATGTCCATGGCGTGGCGGTAGACCAAGTCGTAAGAATGCGCTTGGGGAAGGCCTTTGCGTTGTTGGGACCAAGTTTTGCCGCCATCGGTGGTATGGCAGACGCAAAGGGCCCGGTCAATCGTCACACGCATCACATCGCTGATCGCAGGTACAACCCAGGCCTCGTCGAGGTTCTTTTCGTCGGCAATGATTCCAAATCCGAAGTTTGCCGGGCCGTCTTTTTGAGAGATGTTTTCCCAAGTTGCAGCACCGTCGGTGGTGCGGTAGATCCCACAATGGTTTTGCTGCCACATGACTTCAAACTGCCCGGGATGGGCGGCGACCAAATGCGGATCCTGCCCTACTTCAATGGTCGGATCGGGCAAAAAATCGGCACTCAGGCCTTTGTTGCGCGGTTGCCAAGTTTGGCCGCCGTCAAGGGTTTCAAAAGTTCCCGCACAAGAAATGCTGATATGGACATGGTTTTCATCCGCCGGATTCACGAGGATCGAATGAATCGCTGCATAGGTGCGGCCGCCTCCAAACCAGCCCTTTTTCCGGGTCGGATGGTTCCAAAGCCCTTCATTGAGTTCCCATGTCAAGCCATCGTCATCGGAATGAAAAAGGCCGCCGGGTTCGGTTCCTGCATACAATCTGCCAGGTTGGGAATCCAATCCCGGGGTGAGCACCCAGATGTATTTGAGTGCTGCGGGTTTGTCGTCGTCGATTTCGGCACCCTCCGGGTATTGTGGAGCCGGTACCTCGACCCAACTCTTGCCACGGTCTGCAGTGAAATGGAGTTTGCAGCCCCAATGCCCATGGTCGAGGCAGGCCCACCATTTGCCCGTGCGCGGATCGGCCATCGCGTAACTGACGGGGACGCCAAGGTGGTGCTCGCTTTCAAATTCCCAGGAATTTCCAACGCGGCGGTACACAATGAGACCACGTCGCGTACCAATCAGGAGGGTGTTTTTTTTCATATCGATCGAGAGAGGTTAACCACCGGAAAGGGCTTGCAGGATGTAAACTTCGTCTTGCGGACTGATGGCATCTGCCAAATGCGTTCGGTCCCAAATCAATTCGCCACGGACGTAGACATTGACGTGCTCACGCAAGGCACCTTGGTCGTCAACGAGGTAGGATTTGATTCCAGGATGCAGCTCCTCAATGGCTTCCATCAACTCGGCCACCGAATCAGCCTCAACATTTGCCGGTGCAAGATCCGGGAAGAAGCGTTTGAGATTGGGTGTGAATCTGACCTGCGGCATTGGGGGTACTTGGACGGGTTCAAAATCAAAATAAGCAGCATTGGCAAGCCGCAGTGCTCGGGATGGAAAATAGGGAATTTTTGGAAACGCGGTGAGGTTGATGGAAAATTTGGTTGTTGCCAATTGGGATTCAACAAGTAAGAAAACCGGAATAATTCAGTTGCTGGGTGCTCAGGAAATGGAAATCAGGAACATAAAACAGAAGGAAACGAACACGGCGTGCGTCCAGAATAGCAATTCGCGGCCATCGCTTTCAATTCGGAGCAATCTGGGGAGGTGGATGAAGACGGTGGCAAGCATCGGGTAGGCTAGAAAAATCATCATCGGGATCACCCAATCGTCGAAGCAAAATCCTAAAAGGTCGGCGTCGGAACGGTAAATGCCGGTTTTCAATTCGAAGTCAAAAAAGATGAGATCGTGTTGATAGCCACGATAATAGTATAGAATTGAGCCTTTAATGGCCGTCGCAACTGTCAAAAGGAAAACGAGAGCGTTGGAGCCGTGAAGGAATACGGCACTGGTGGCTGGAGTAAGTGGACTTTCGGGATGCATCTTGCCCGAAGGTCGGGGGAATTTGCTCCGTGGAGGGTGGCAAACGGAGGGGATGTTGCCGAGAATGACCATTGGTGCTTAGGTGGATTGCTTCATCCCCTCGTCATATCGGTGGTTCTCAGGTTCGCAAGCCGGAGGCTTGCTGCAGGATCAGCGTGCGGCCGGAGGCCGCCGCTTCATCATTGGCCGCCGCTTCAAAAGCCTTATTGCGCAATCGTAGTAGCGCTTTTGGTCAGGATGGCGTGGAAGGGGACGGGTTTTGCACCTTGGGTCCATTCGCCCCAGAGTTCTGCGCCTTTGTCTACCGCCTTCACGGTTCTGAGGGTCATGGCCAATTTGCCTTTGTCGCTTTGGGAGGCCCAGTAGCTTTGGTCTTCGTTCAAATAGGCGCCGTAGACGATCATGCCGGCGTTGCTGGGACGGGTGCCGAAGTTCACGACGAAGGCTTTCCATCCGTCGGGGCCATCGTACAAGGTGCTGCCACTTTGGACGAATTCGACTTCATCGGGCATCGTGGCCAAAATTCCATTCGCGAAGAGGACAATGCTCTCACGGCTCAGGATTTGATCCAACCAATCGGGCAGCGTTCCTGAGGCGGAGGAGAGGTTTGTTGTGCTCAACTTCAGGCCTTTCTCGACGGTTTGGGTGACCTTCTTTCCGAAAATGCTGTCTGGCAAGTTGTTGACGGGGAAATTCTGCGGTTCGACTTTGACCACCTGCGGGGTATCGATCGAATCCTTGGTTTTGTCGCCGTCTTGGGTGCCACCACCGCAGCCTGATGTCCAAACGAGCATTCCGGCCAAGGCAAAAGTGGTGAGCAACACGCGTACTTGAGTCAGTTTCATTTCTTCGAATTTATTTCTGCCCGAATTTAGTCCATTCGCCCGTTTTTAAGAAAAATCCGGAAAAATTTTCGAGGCCCGTTAAACCTTCGTCTATCCTTCCCGTCTATCCTCCAAAATCCACAAAGAAGGACAATTTGAAAAGACGTTACCCAAGAACACATACGGTGGCCACCCAAGGTTCTGATGTTTGACTTCAAGATATTCACCTAGAAAAAACTAGAACTGGTATGAAAAAGCACATTTTGAAATTCGCAGCCCTCGCCACATTGATGCTTCTTTTCGTGACGTCCTGCCAAAAGGACTCCGTCGAAAGCGATGATACCCAAATCTCGGCAAGCCAAACATCGTCGGATGCAGGTGGCATGATCGAACAAATCGAAGACGAAGCCGCTTACCGGATGTCTCCTTCGACGGCCGTCACAGGGTGCCCAACGGTGACTTGGTCCGCAGACCGCAGCACCTTCCCCAACACTTGCACGATTGACTACGGCACAGGCTGCATCGACCGCCATGGTCGCGAAGTCTCCGGTCAGATCACCGTCGATGTCAGTGCACCCTATTTTGAAGCCGGTTCGGTCCGCGTCACGCATACCGAGAACCTGACGGTGGACGGCAACAGCATTGCCTTTACCCGCACGGTCACGAATCAAGGCTTGAACAGCAGCAATCAGATGTACTGGACGGTGGTGGTCAATGGCACCCGCGTCAAGGCAAGCGACAGCACCGAAGCCACTTGGTCTGCCAACCGGGTCCGTACGATGACGGCCGGATTGGAAACCGAAGACAATCTGGAAGACGATGTCCATGAAATCACGGGCACTGCGACGGGCGTTTGCCACCGCGGCAATACCTTTACAAGCACGATTACAACGCCTTTGGTCAAGCGTGGCGACTGTCAGTGGATCGTGAGCGGCGTTGAAGTCACCACCGCCGAAGGTCGCCGTGGCGAACGCACCCTCGACTTTGGCGACGGCAGCTGCGACGACAAAGGCACGATCACCCTCCGCAACGGGGATACCCGCGAAATCACTTTGCACAGGCCCAGAAGGTAAGTTCGAAGTCTGCGGAAAGTTGGAGGGGTTGGATAAACGATGGATGATTCAGAGAGCGTAGCGTTATTGAAAAACGGCCCTGCCATTGGCGGGGCTGTTTTGTTTGGGGGTGGACCGTACCGCAGGTGGTATCGCTGTCAGGGATACTCAGCGCGACGAATTGTCGCTTGAATTTCTTTCAATACGGTTTGGGCAAGTTTGTCTGGAAGGGCATTGGATGCTGCAAGTGCCCGAATTTGATCCTGCAATGCGGACCGGCCTGCGCCAGCAAAAGGTGCGTCCTTGCGCGTGCGCTCGAGCAGCAATTCCTTGCATTTGCGCAATAGGGCTTCGTTGCCACTGGCGATCGCACTGCGCAAATCCAATGCATCTCTTGTCACTTTGTCATAGATGTCTTTCCGGGATTTGATCCACGAGGAATTGTTCAAATCAAAGACCACTATAGAAACTTCGGCACGCAACCACCGCATTCCGTTGGAATTCCATTGCGTCACAAAATCGGCGGCAGGGTTGGGCCTTTCGGCAAAGGCCGGTGTAATTTCTCCAATGGGGTTGATGGCGAGGCTCTCTACATCTTCGATGACGGACGGGTCAAGGAGGATGGCGAATTCGGCAAGGTAGTCTTCGGAGGGGTCTTGAATTCTTTGCGCGCCCTTCAATACCGGGAAAATCGAACCTTTGGAGCCCTGCATGTTGACCGAGGCAGAAGACAATCGGTAATTGCTGGCTTTGAATCTCAACCAAGGGTAACCTTCGCCGGCCTCCTCCAAAAATGGCTCGATTGCTGCAAGAATCCCCTTTTTTCGGAGGTCATTGCGGTGCGTGGTGGTCAGTGAACTGAGTTTCATCTTGGGCCTGAAGTGCTCGACCTCCCGATCGCCTTTGCCCCCGATGGGCTGCTCGGAATACCAACATTTGCCTCCACCCAGACCATTGGTGCCCACGTACTGATGCGCTTCTAGCCAATCAAACAATGAAGTCCAATCACCGTCACTGTGTTGTACTTTGGCAAGGAATCGCGCCAAATCGACGTGGTTTGCCAAATCCGGATGCGGAAATCGAATGTAAATCATGGCAGGATGCTGGAGGAGGAATTGTTCATTTCTGCCAGAAGCCGGTCCACCATTTCCTTCATTTCATCGTCGGAGGGTGAGGATTCTGCAACGAGGCTGCGAAAAGTCTGACGTTCAGCAACCATGTCCAAAAACCGCTGGTAAAGCGGGTCTGTGAGACTGTCATCGTAAGACAAAGCGCCGAGTTTCTGCGTGAGAAAGGCAAACCGCTGTTCTTCCTCCGGATTCAATTCGGAGGATGCCGCCTTCCTGCTCAATGTTGCATGTTCCTTGACCGCCGCGATTGCGACTTCGCCAAAGGTGGATTGTGTCCCAAACACGTCGCGCAAAATGCCTTCGGCTCCGACCCAAAAGAGGTCTTCCTTGGGATGCCTGATGGATCGTTTTCCTTGTTCGTCTGCCTCCAGAATATACACCTGTTCGGCGTCGAGGTCCTTCAGCAGCATTGGCGAATGGGTACTCACGATAAACTGTACCTTGGGGAAGGCCTCCGACAACCGTTTCAAGGTTGCGGCTTGCAACTCGGGATGCAAGTGAATGCCAAATTCGTCGATCAAGACCACGCCTGGAACTTCCAAATTGGCAGTGGGGCCCAGATGTTTGTTGAGCAAAACGGCACGCATGCTTAACTCGGCGGCCATCAGGCAGAGGTATTGGTAGCCGTCGCTGAGTTGGTCGAAGAGGCGGATGGTTCCATCTTCAAACCGAAATGCCAAAACCCTTGCGTTGCCCTTTTTGGTGGAACTCGCTGTGATCCACTCAAAAGAATGCAAACTCGGAAGCAAGAGGCCCAAGACGTTTCGGAAAACTCCCAAAGCGGCTTGGGGAATTTGACCAAACATCGACTTGGCTATTTCGGAGGTTTGGCTTTCCTGCGCACGGCTTGCCATCCTTTCAAACCAATTGAGCAGGAAGGGTTCGATGGATTTTCCGCTCAAACAGCCATCATAGCCGAGCAATGCCTGAAAATCCTCCCCAAAACTGCTGGTATCCGTCAAGGCAACATGGACGTATTCCGTTCCGAAATAGGCGATCATCGGCAGGCGTCCCACGTTGTGCTCGGTGACCGACTTGTACATTTCCGCGGCGAGCCGATCCAAGCTTTCAAGATTTTCATTGCCGGCAGAATTCCCGGAAGTCGAATGCCAGCGTTTCCAAACCAAAGCAATTTCCTGATTCTCAATGGATCGCGTGGTGGCCTCCATTGCAAGTTCACAGATTTGGGCAATGTCAGCGATCGGATTTATCCCGACAATCCGGTGATCTTCCCTTTCAATGGACAAATCAAGACCATTGATTGCCGCCACAAACGACGACAAGCCGATGCGGA is a genomic window of Bacteroidota bacterium containing:
- a CDS encoding glycosyl hydrolase, whose translation is MKKNTLLIGTRRGLIVYRRVGNSWEFESEHHLGVPVSYAMADPRTGKWWACLDHGHWGCKLHFTADRGKSWVEVPAPQYPEGAEIDDDKPAALKYIWVLTPGLDSQPGRLYAGTEPGGLFHSDDDGLTWELNEGLWNHPTRKKGWFGGGRTYAAIHSILVNPADENHVHISISCAGTFETLDGGQTWQPRNKGLSADFLPDPTIEVGQDPHLVAAHPGQFEVMWQQNHCGIYRTTDGAATWENISQKDGPANFGFGIIADEKNLDEAWVVPAISDVMRVTIDRALCVCHTTDGGKTWSQQRKGLPQAHSYDLVYRHAMDITADTLAFGSTTGNVFYSEDRGENWSVLSNYLSDVYSLRFAE
- a CDS encoding MoaD/ThiS family protein, translating into MPQVRFTPNLKRFFPDLAPANVEADSVAELMEAIEELHPGIKSYLVDDQGALREHVNVYVRGELIWDRTHLADAISPQDEVYILQALSGG
- a CDS encoding AAA family ATPase, with the translated sequence MRIDRLGLKNFRCFDEFEIVFNPEFNMHVLVAENMAGKSAIFQAIRIGLSSFVAAINGLDLSIEREDHRIVGINPIADIAQICELAMEATTRSIENQEIALVWKRWHSTSGNSAGNENLESLDRLAAEMYKSVTEHNVGRLPMIAYFGTEYVHVALTDTSSFGEDFQALLGYDGCLSGKSIEPFLLNWFERMASRAQESQTSEIAKSMFGQIPQAALGVFRNVLGLLLPSLHSFEWITASSTKKGNARVLAFRFEDGTIRLFDQLSDGYQYLCLMAAELSMRAVLLNKHLGPTANLEVPGVVLIDEFGIHLHPELQAATLKRLSEAFPKVQFIVSTHSPMLLKDLDAEQVYILEADEQGKRSIRHPKEDLFWVGAEGILRDVFGTQSTFGEVAIAAVKEHATLSRKAASSELNPEEEQRFAFLTQKLGALSYDDSLTDPLYQRFLDMVAERQTFRSLVAESSPSDDEMKEMVDRLLAEMNNSSSSILP